Proteins found in one Oryza glaberrima chromosome 4, OglaRS2, whole genome shotgun sequence genomic segment:
- the LOC127769437 gene encoding protein argonaute 1B gives MALQLENGRPHHHQVPIMVKKKRTGSGSTGESSGEAPGAPGHGSSQRAERGPQQHGGGRGWVPQQGGRGGGQYQGRGGHYQGRGGQGSHHPGGGPPEYQGRGGPGSHHPGGGPPDYQGRGGSGSHHPGGGPPEYQPRDYQGRGGPRPRGGMPQPYYGGPRGSGGRSVPSGSSRTVPELHQAPHVQYQAPMVSPTPSGAGSSSQPAAEVSSGQVQQQFQQLATRDQSSTSQAIQIAPPSSKSVRFPLRPGKGTYGDRCIVKANHFFAELPDKDLHQYDVSITPEVTSRGVNRAVMFELVTLYRYSHLGGRLPAYDGRKSLYTAGPLPFASRTFEITLQDEEDSLGGGQGTQRRERLFRVVIKFAARADLHHLAMFLAGRQADAPQEALQVLDIVLRELPTTRYSPVGRSFYSPNLGRRQQLGEGLESWRGFYQSIRPTQMGLSLNIDMSSTAFIEPLPVIDFVAQLLNRDISVRPLSDSDRVKIKKALRGVKVEVTHRGNMRRKYRISGLTSQATRELSFPVDDRGTVKTVVQYFLETYGFSIQHTTLPCLQVGNQQRPNYLPMEVCKIVEGQRYSKRLNEKQITALLKVTCQRPQERELDILRTVSHNAYHEDQYAQEFGIKIDERLASVEARVLPPPRLKYHDSGREKDVLPRVGQWNMMNKKMVNGGRVNNWACINFSRNVQDSAARGFCHELAIMCQISGMDFALEPVLPPLTARPEHVERALKARYQDAMNMLRPQGRELDLLIVILPDNNGSLYGDLKRICETDLGLVSQCCLTKHVFKMSKQYLANVALKINVKVGGRNTVLVDALTRRIPLVSDRPTIIFGADVTHPHPGEDSSPSIAAVVASQDWPEVTKYAGLVSAQAHRQELIQDLFKVWQDPHRGTVTGGMIKELLISFKRATGQKPQRIIFYRDGVSEGQFYQVLLYELDAIRKACASLEPNYQPPVTFVVVQKRHHTRLFANNHNDQRTVDRSGNILPGTVVDSKICHPTEFDFYLCSHAGIQGTSRPAHYHVLWDENKFTADELQTLTNNLCYTYARCTRSVSIVPPAYYAHLAAFRARFYMEPETSDSGSMASGAATSRGLPPGVRSARVAGNVAVRPLPALKENVKRVMFYC, from the exons TGCCCATCATggtgaagaagaaaagaactgGGTCTGGCAGCACCGGTGAGAGTTCTGGAGAGGCTCCAGGAGCTCCTGGCCATGGTTCTTCACAGCGAGCTGAGAGAGGTCCTCAACAGCATGGGGGAGGACGTGGTTGGGTGCCTCAACAGGGTGGCCGTGGTGGTGGGCAATACCAGGGCCGTGGTGGACATTATCAGGGCCGTGGAGGCCAAGGTTCACACCATCCAGGCGGAGGGCCTCCTGAGTATCAGGGTCGTGGAGGGCCAGGTTCACATCATCCAGGTGGTGGGCCTCCTGACTATCAGGGCCGTGGAGGATCAGGTTCACATCACCCAGGTGGTGGGCCTCCCGAGTATCAACCGCGTGACTATCAAGGACGTGGTGGTCCACGCCCCAGAGGTGGAATGCCACAGCCGTACTATGGCGGACCTAGGGGGAGTGGTGGACGTAGTGTTCCTTCAGGTTCATCAAGAACAGTTCCCGAGCTGCACCAAGCCCCACATGTCCAATACCAAGCCCCGATGGTTTCACCAACCCCATCGGGAGCTGGCTCATCCTCTCAGCCTGCGGCGGAGGTGAGCAGTGGACAAGTCCAACAACAGTTTCAGCAACTTGCCACCCGTGATCAAAGTTCGACCAGCCAAGCCATTCAAATAGCACCACCGTCAAGCAAATCAGTTAGATTCCCGTTGCGCCCTGGCAAGGGTACATATGGGGACAGGTGCATTGTGAAGGCGAACCATTTCTTTGCTGAACTTCCTGATAAAGACCTTCACCAATACGAC GTATCTATTACTCCTGAGGTTACTTCACGTGGCGTGAATCGTGCTGTTATGTTTGAGTTAGTAACGCTGTATAGATATTCCCATTTGGGCGGGCGTCTACCTGCCTATGATGGAAGGAAGAGTCTTTACACAGCTGGACCATTGCCATTTGCTTCTAGGACATTTGAAATTACTCTTCAAGATGAGGAAGATAGTCTTGGTGGTGGCCAAGGCACCCAAAG GCGTGAGAGACTATTTAGGGTGGTGATCAAGTTTGCTGCCCGTGCTGATCTTCACCATTTGGCTATGTTTCTAGCTGGAAGGCAAGCAGATGCTCCTCAAGAAGCCCTTCAAGTCCTTGACATTGTGTTACGTGAATTGCCTACCACAAG gtACTCACCAGTTGGTCGGTCATTTTATTCTCCCAATTTAGGGAGACGCCAGCAACTTGGTGAGGGTTTGGAAAGTTGGCGTGGTTTTTACCAAAGCATAAGGCCTACCCAGATGGGTCTCTCACTGAATATTG ATATGTCATCAACTGCATTTATTGAGCCTCTACCTGTGATTGACTTTGTTGCTCAGCTTCTGAACAGAGACATCTCAGTTAGACCATTATCTGATTCTGATCGTGTGAAG ATAAAGAAAGCTCTAAGAGGTGTGAAGGTTGAGGTGACGCATAGAGGAAACATGCGTAGAAAATATCGTATATCTGGACTCACTTCACAGGCAACAAGGGAGTTATC ATTCCCTGTCGATGATCGTGGTACTGTGAAGACTGTGGTGCAATATTTTCTGGAGACATATGGTTTTAGTATTCAGCACACCACTTTACCTTGCCTTCAAGTGGGCAATCAGCAAAGGCCCAATTATCTGCCTATGGAG GTTTGTAAGATCGTTGAGGGACAGCGTTACTCGAAGCGGCTTAACGAGAAACAGATTACCGCGCTACTGAAAGTGACTTGCCAGCGACCTCAAGAGCGTGAACTGGATATTTTGCGG ACTGTATCTCACAATGCATACCATGAAGATCAGTATGCGCAGGAATTTGGCATAAAAATTGATGAGCGTCTTGCATCTGTTGAAGCTCGTGTTCTGCCTCCCCCAAGG CTTAAATACCATGATAGTGGGAGAGAAAAGGATGTATTGCCGAGAGTTGGCCAGTGGAACATGATGAATAAG AAAATGGTCAATGGTGGGAGAGTCAACAACTGGGCATGTATTAACTTCTCTAGAAATGTGCAAGATAGTGCTGCCAGGGGCTTCTGTCATGAGCTGGCTATCATGTGCCAAATATCTGGAATG gATTTTGCACTGGAACCTGTGCTGCCCCCACTTACTGCTAGACCTGAACATGTGGAAAGAGCACTGAAGGCACGCTATCAAGATGCAATGAACATGCTCAGACCGCAGGGCAGGGAACTTGATTTACTGATTGTAATACTGCCTGACAATAATGGTTCTCTTTATG GGGATCTCAAAAGAATCTGTGAGACTGATCTTGGATTGGTCTCCCAATGTTGTTTGACAAAACATGTTTTTAAAATGAGCAAGCAGTATCTTGCAAATGTTGCCCTTAAAATAAACGTTAAG GTGGGGGGAAGGAATACTGTACTTGTGGATGCTTTGACAAGGAGGATTCCCCTTGTCAGTGACAGACCAACTATCATATTTGGTGCGGATGTTACTCATCCTCATCCTGGAGAAGATTCCAGTCCTTCCATTGCAGCT GTGGTTGCTTCTCAAGACTGGCCTGAAGTCACTAAGTATGCTGGATTGGTGAGTGCCCAAGCCCATCGTCAAGAATTGATACAAGATCTTTTCAAAGTATGGCAAGACCCGCATAGAGGAACTGTTACTGGTGGCATGATCAA GGAGCTTCTCATTTCTTTCAAGAGGGCTACTGGACAGAAACCTCAGAGGATAATATTTTACAG GGATGGTGTCAGCGAGGGGCAGTTTTATCAAGTTTTGTTGTATGAGCTTGATGCCATTAGAAAG GCTTGTGCATCCCTGGAACCCAACTATCAGCCTCCAGTTACCTTTGTGGTGGTCCAGAAGCGGCATCACACAAGGTTGTTTGCTAATAATCACAACGACCAGCGTACTGTTGATAGAAGTGGAAACATTCTGCCTG GAACTGTTGTTGACTCAAAGATTTGCCATCCAACCGAGTTTGATTTCTACCTGTGTAGCCATGCTGGCATACAG gGAACAAGCCGTCCTGCTCATTATCATGTTCTGTGGGATGAGAACAAATTTACTGCAGACGAGTTGCAAACCCTCACGAACAACTTGTGCTACAC GTATGCAAGGTGCACTCGCTCTGTATCAATTG TGCCTCCTGCGTACTATGCTCATCTGGCAGCCTTCCGAGCTCGCTTTTACATGGAGCCAGAGACATCTGACAGTGGATCAATGGCGAGTGGAGCTGCAACGAGCCGTGGCCTTCCACCAGGTGTGCGCAGCGCCAGGGTTGCTGGAAATGTAGCCGTCAGGCCTCTACCTGCTCTCAAGGAAAACGTGAAGCGTGTCATGTTTTACTGCTAA
- the LOC127770410 gene encoding protein indeterminate-domain 5, chloroplastic-like isoform X1 — translation MASNSSAAAAAAFFGISRDGDQHDQIKPLISHQQHQHQQQQLAASLTGVATAAPTAASSQGAPPAAPPAKKKRNLPADPDAEVIALSPKTLLATNRFVCEVCNKGFQREQNLQLHRRGHNLPWKLKQKNPAQAQRRRVYLCPEPTCVHHDPARALGDLTGIKKHFCRKHGEKKWKCDKCSKRYAVQSDWKAHSKICGTREYRCDCGTLFSRRDSFITHRAFCDALAQESSRLPPTSLSSLTSHLYGASNAGNMALSLSQVGSHLTTSLQDGGGHHHHPSPELLRLGGAGGGGGAGGGSSIAARLDHLLSPSGASAFRPPQPAFFLNAAAAAAATGQDFGDDAGNGQHSFLQAKPFHGLMQLPDLQGNGAGGPGAPGPNLFNLGFFANNGNSSGSSHEHASQGLMSNDQFSGGAGGGGGSDASAAGIFGGNFVGGDHVSPAGLYNDQAAMLPQMSATALLQKAAQMGATSSANGPGSMFRGFVGSSPHMRPAAQHMDQSDAHLNDLMNSLAGGGVNAAAMFGGTNGGGVPGAGMFDPRLCDIEHEVKFSQGGGGGGGAGAGTGDGTRDFLGVGGGGIVHGMSTPRGDHHQSSSDMSSLEAEMKSASSFNGRRMP, via the exons ATGGCATCGAATTCATCGgctgcagctgcggcggcgttCTTCGGGATTAGCAGGGATGGGGACCAGCATGACCAGATTAAGCCGCTGATATCACACCaacagcaccagcaccagcagcagcagctggcaGCGTCACTGACCGGCGTGGCAACAGCGGCGCCTACTGCGGCGTCCAGCCAAGGcgcaccgccggcggcgccaccggccaAGAAGAAGAGAAATCTACCAG CAGACCCGGACGCGGAGGTGATAGCGCTGTCGCCCAAGACGCTGCTGGCGACGAACCGGTTCGTGTGCGAGGTGTGCAACAAGGGATTCCAGCGGGAGCAGAACCTGCAGCTGCACCGGCGAGGCCACAACCTGCCGTGGAAGCTGAAGCAGAAGAACCCGGCGCaggcgcagcgccgccgcgtgtACCTGTGCCCGGAGCCGACGTGCGTCCACCACGACCCGGCCCGCGCCCTCGGCGACCTCACCGGCATCAAGAAGCACTTCTGCCGCAAGCACGGCGAGAAGAAGTGGAAGTGCGACAAGTGCTCCAAGCGCTACGCCGTCCAGTCCGACTGGAAGGCCCACTCCAAGATCTGCGGCACCCGCGAGTACCGCTGCGACTGCGGCACCCTCTTCTCCAG GAGGGACAGCTTCATCACGCACAGGGCGTTCTGCGACGCGCTGGCGCAGGAGAGCTCCAGGCTGCCGCCGACGAGCCTCAGCAGCCTCACCAGCCACCTGTACGGCGCCAGCAACGCCGGGAACATGGCGCTCAGCCTCTCCCAGGTGGGCTCCCACCTCACCACCTCGCtccaggacggcggcggccaccaccaccacccgtcCCCCGAGCTGCTCCgcctcggcggcgcgggcggtggcggcggggccggcggcgggagcagcatCGCCGCGCGGCTCGACCACCTGCTGTCGCCGTCGGGCGCGTCTGCCTTCCGCCCCCCGCAGCCGGCGTTCTTCCtcaacgccgccgcggcggcggcggcgactgggcAGGATTTCGGCGACGACGCTGGCAATGGGCAGCACTCGTTCCTGCAGGCCAAGCCGTTCCATGGCCTCATGCAGCTGCCCGACCTCCAGGGCAATGGCGCCGGGGGCCCCGGCGCGCCGGGACCTAACCTCTTCAACCTCGGCTTCTTCGCCAACAACGGCAACAGCTCGGGGTCTAGCCATGAGCATGCCAGCCAGGGGCTGATGAGCAATGACCAGTTCAGCGGtggtgcaggcggcggcggcggttctgacgcgtcggcggcggggatctTCGGCGGTAACTTCGTTGGTGGCGACCATGTTTCTCCTGCAGGGCTCTACAACGATCAAGCGGCGATGCTGCCGCAGATGTCGGCGACGGCTCTCCTCCAGAAGGCGGCGCAGATGGGCGCGACGTCGAGCGCGAACGGCCCGGGCTCCATGTTCCGTGGCTTCGTCGGCTCGTCGCCGCACATGCGGCCGGCGGCTCAGCACATGGACCAGAGCGACGCGCACCTCAACGACCTGATGAactccctcgccggcggcggcgtcaacgccgccgccatgttcgGCGgcaccaacggcggcggcgtccctggCGCGGGGATGTTTGATCCGAGGCTGTGCGACATCGAGCACGAGGTGAAGTTCAGccagggcggcggaggcggaggcggcgccggcgccggcaccggcgacgGGACGCGGGActtcctcggcgtcggcggtggcggcatcgTCCATGGCATGTCGACGCCGAGAGGAGACCACCACCAGAGCAGCAGCGACATGAGCTCCTTGGAGGCCGAGATGAAGTCCGCATCGTCCTTCAACGGGAGAAGGATGCCATGA
- the LOC127770410 gene encoding protein indeterminate-domain 5, chloroplastic-like isoform X2 codes for MASNSSAAAAAAFFGISRDGDQHDQIKPLISHQQHQHQQQQLAASLTGVATAAPTAASSQGAPPAAPPAKKKRNLPDPDAEVIALSPKTLLATNRFVCEVCNKGFQREQNLQLHRRGHNLPWKLKQKNPAQAQRRRVYLCPEPTCVHHDPARALGDLTGIKKHFCRKHGEKKWKCDKCSKRYAVQSDWKAHSKICGTREYRCDCGTLFSRRDSFITHRAFCDALAQESSRLPPTSLSSLTSHLYGASNAGNMALSLSQVGSHLTTSLQDGGGHHHHPSPELLRLGGAGGGGGAGGGSSIAARLDHLLSPSGASAFRPPQPAFFLNAAAAAAATGQDFGDDAGNGQHSFLQAKPFHGLMQLPDLQGNGAGGPGAPGPNLFNLGFFANNGNSSGSSHEHASQGLMSNDQFSGGAGGGGGSDASAAGIFGGNFVGGDHVSPAGLYNDQAAMLPQMSATALLQKAAQMGATSSANGPGSMFRGFVGSSPHMRPAAQHMDQSDAHLNDLMNSLAGGGVNAAAMFGGTNGGGVPGAGMFDPRLCDIEHEVKFSQGGGGGGGAGAGTGDGTRDFLGVGGGGIVHGMSTPRGDHHQSSSDMSSLEAEMKSASSFNGRRMP; via the exons ATGGCATCGAATTCATCGgctgcagctgcggcggcgttCTTCGGGATTAGCAGGGATGGGGACCAGCATGACCAGATTAAGCCGCTGATATCACACCaacagcaccagcaccagcagcagcagctggcaGCGTCACTGACCGGCGTGGCAACAGCGGCGCCTACTGCGGCGTCCAGCCAAGGcgcaccgccggcggcgccaccggccaAGAAGAAGAGAAATCTACCAG ACCCGGACGCGGAGGTGATAGCGCTGTCGCCCAAGACGCTGCTGGCGACGAACCGGTTCGTGTGCGAGGTGTGCAACAAGGGATTCCAGCGGGAGCAGAACCTGCAGCTGCACCGGCGAGGCCACAACCTGCCGTGGAAGCTGAAGCAGAAGAACCCGGCGCaggcgcagcgccgccgcgtgtACCTGTGCCCGGAGCCGACGTGCGTCCACCACGACCCGGCCCGCGCCCTCGGCGACCTCACCGGCATCAAGAAGCACTTCTGCCGCAAGCACGGCGAGAAGAAGTGGAAGTGCGACAAGTGCTCCAAGCGCTACGCCGTCCAGTCCGACTGGAAGGCCCACTCCAAGATCTGCGGCACCCGCGAGTACCGCTGCGACTGCGGCACCCTCTTCTCCAG GAGGGACAGCTTCATCACGCACAGGGCGTTCTGCGACGCGCTGGCGCAGGAGAGCTCCAGGCTGCCGCCGACGAGCCTCAGCAGCCTCACCAGCCACCTGTACGGCGCCAGCAACGCCGGGAACATGGCGCTCAGCCTCTCCCAGGTGGGCTCCCACCTCACCACCTCGCtccaggacggcggcggccaccaccaccacccgtcCCCCGAGCTGCTCCgcctcggcggcgcgggcggtggcggcggggccggcggcgggagcagcatCGCCGCGCGGCTCGACCACCTGCTGTCGCCGTCGGGCGCGTCTGCCTTCCGCCCCCCGCAGCCGGCGTTCTTCCtcaacgccgccgcggcggcggcggcgactgggcAGGATTTCGGCGACGACGCTGGCAATGGGCAGCACTCGTTCCTGCAGGCCAAGCCGTTCCATGGCCTCATGCAGCTGCCCGACCTCCAGGGCAATGGCGCCGGGGGCCCCGGCGCGCCGGGACCTAACCTCTTCAACCTCGGCTTCTTCGCCAACAACGGCAACAGCTCGGGGTCTAGCCATGAGCATGCCAGCCAGGGGCTGATGAGCAATGACCAGTTCAGCGGtggtgcaggcggcggcggcggttctgacgcgtcggcggcggggatctTCGGCGGTAACTTCGTTGGTGGCGACCATGTTTCTCCTGCAGGGCTCTACAACGATCAAGCGGCGATGCTGCCGCAGATGTCGGCGACGGCTCTCCTCCAGAAGGCGGCGCAGATGGGCGCGACGTCGAGCGCGAACGGCCCGGGCTCCATGTTCCGTGGCTTCGTCGGCTCGTCGCCGCACATGCGGCCGGCGGCTCAGCACATGGACCAGAGCGACGCGCACCTCAACGACCTGATGAactccctcgccggcggcggcgtcaacgccgccgccatgttcgGCGgcaccaacggcggcggcgtccctggCGCGGGGATGTTTGATCCGAGGCTGTGCGACATCGAGCACGAGGTGAAGTTCAGccagggcggcggaggcggaggcggcgccggcgccggcaccggcgacgGGACGCGGGActtcctcggcgtcggcggtggcggcatcgTCCATGGCATGTCGACGCCGAGAGGAGACCACCACCAGAGCAGCAGCGACATGAGCTCCTTGGAGGCCGAGATGAAGTCCGCATCGTCCTTCAACGGGAGAAGGATGCCATGA